GGAGCGGCTGAAAGTCTCCCGCACCGTGCTGCGCGAGGCGATGAAGACGCTGACCGCCAAAGGAATGATTTCGCCGAAGGCGCGGATCGGAACGCGGGTAACGGAGCGTGACAGCTGGAACATGTTCGACAGCGAAGTGCTGCTCTGGCATTTCGAAGCCGGGGTCAGTGACGAGTTTCTGCTGCATCTCTACGATATCCGCCACGCTTTCGAACCCTATGGTGCCGCGCTCGCCGCCGTCAGGGCGAAGGATGCAGACATCACCAGGCTCGCCGCCTATGCCAACGAGATGGGAAATACCGCTTATTCCAAGGAGAAACGGGCGCTCGCGGATATGAATTTCCACGTGCTCATCACGGAAATGTCCGGCAACCCGTTCATGCGCACGGTGGGGTCATTGATCAAGGCGGCGCTCGTTGGCATTTTCCGGATGAGCAACCCGGATACCGATCCAAACGAGATCTCCGATGTCTCCGCCTCCCATCTGAGACTTGTCGAGGCATTTCGTCAGCGCGACGAGGTTACGGCGCGGCGCGAGATGGAAAGGCTGATCGAAAACGGTCGCCAGCAGGTGCTGGAGTTCACCGCCCGCA
This genomic interval from Agrobacterium tumefaciens contains the following:
- a CDS encoding FadR/GntR family transcriptional regulator; this encodes MLDAAIGFRKLRTNHAQVVHKLGLDIVSGTFKTGDILPGDAELMERLKVSRTVLREAMKTLTAKGMISPKARIGTRVTERDSWNMFDSEVLLWHFEAGVSDEFLLHLYDIRHAFEPYGAALAAVRAKDADITRLAAYANEMGNTAYSKEKRALADMNFHVLITEMSGNPFMRTVGSLIKAALVGIFRMSNPDTDPNEISDVSASHLRLVEAFRQRDEVTARREMERLIENGRQQVLEFTARNPRK